In the genome of Arabidopsis thaliana chromosome 4, partial sequence, the window AGAGGGATCCTCTGCTCCGTACATCAAGCTGGAAAAGAAGTGTAGCAACGAAATGATTTCATAGTTCAgcagaaagagagaatgattGTAGCAATCAAATTTTAAGTTGCAGTGGTTGACGTTTGCCATGTTGTAGATCATTTAGACACAGGAGAGTCAGCTAAATAGACAACAAACCCGACCAAAGAATATTTCATTCGGTTCTTAGCAACTATTCTCCTCTCCACTGGTAAAGAAAAAGGGGCTCACAAGATAAGTAAATCCTCAATTGCTTACAAAATTCAGTTCTATAGTAAACACTTCCATACAGTTTCATGCAACACTGGAAATGAAAACGCTCTTATTAAGTAGTTCAACAAATGAAAGACTTAAAGGAACCTTGTGACAGCACCCATTGAACGACCCCATAAGCCAATCAGGGAGACATTCCCATCCGTGCGCAAATACTCAACCACAGCCTTCAGATCATCTTTCTGCAACCACCAACGTCACGTTTAACAGTAATAAAAGAAGTGACTGCTCTCACAATTCAGGATTATGACTTATGAAGGCAGCGACTGTGAGGGAAGGAAAAATCATTGACAACCTAATCAAGGACACTCAAAGGCACCTAAGTCTACCATGAAATAGAGCATCAAAAACTCTAAATCATTTGGAAATCTTTCTTCAGAAAGATAACAATACCTTCATAGACCAAATGAAGCATCATAGGTGTATTGGTTATAGTGGGATAGAATTCCAATAAACCACGAGACATTCAATCTAACAAATATCAATCGAGAAGCAGATATATTGACTTAAGACAGCTTGTTTACTCCAAACAACGATAAGTTTAGGCCATAACAGCTGAAGGGAAGAAGAGgaatattttgagaaaagaTCAAAGGAGGACATACTTCGTTCCAACCCAAAGTGACATGCTCCCCGCCAGAGAGACCGGATCCCGAAAAGTCAAGCGTGAAAATCGTGATGTTTGAAGGAAGTAATACGATCGCAGCTTCACTGGCATCAGCTCTACATCCACTGAATAAGAATGAATCCATTAATGAATAGTATactaaaagaaacattaaGCTATTATGATAATTGGAAAACTTTAGTAATGTTGGCAACCATATCAGTTGTTTCATTTCAATGCATGGTTGTCATAGTATCCTACCAGCTATTGCATCGATTGAAGGATGAGTTAACTAGCTTATTTCACCAGTACAGCTCAAATCAcgttttattaaaataaaagttacgATTACCTGTTGCCATGGCAGTATATTACACAAGGTAGAGGCCTATCTTCAGGACGCTCAACTGGCATGTAATGACTACACTGAAGGATATCTCCTCTGATGTTTTTAACCTGTCACAATATAAGTTCTTCTATAGTCTTAGGTGAACAAAGCACAACTAAAACCTTGAGATCCTAAAGGCAGTCCAAGGCTGGAAAATAAGGAACTCACGCTGATCAACAGTGAACAACTGATGAAATCTACATTGACATTGAATCACAACATGTTTGCTTGGATTCTCTAGTCAGGAgttcacaacaacaacagaagaaaaaaagctttaCCTCTAAATCTTTCCTCTGGTACCATCTCCCTTTAAGCAAGAACTCTTGTTCCAAGAGATCATGTTCTGGATTGTATTCAGCTCTACATCAAAACACCAGTTATATTCAACCGTAGATGaaacaaactaattaaaacaaattggaTTTGAAAGAGGAACAGGGTTTTCTTGAGGAAATGCAACCCTAAATCCTAGTATATATTACTTCATCTatataaaaatccaaaatcaactcaagaacaagaaccaaaatttcaaaactcaaatctaaaaatctaaactttgtGTGAAACCCAATTCTACAACCTAGtaaagagaaatagaaagatgaAACTGAAAACTAAATTCCAGAATCAGtaagtaatttttttcaattttctgaGAGAATCATCACCTTGGAGGTCGAATGACGAAGTTAACAAGCTGCTccattagaaaaaaatcaaacaaatcaccttcttcttcttctcattcttccATATTTCTCACAAATAGtcaaaaatcgaataaaacCTAACCAACGAAAGAGATTCAGATAGAACAAGAAATGTAActaaaaaaaccctaaatcaaaaGATCGAGCTGTTCCAGAAGAAAGACAGTGAGAtcgaagaaagaaaaacacagagaaagagaagaaaataaagcaAAGTAATAGAAAAACGGCTTTTTCGTTGTTGAAGCCTGAAactgtttttatatttaaaaatatataaacaaactttATAAATTAGCCCCACATTTTTGCCGCTTTTTACATTTAACGTCTTCACATTTCATTAtggaaattaattaattggtaTTGTCATGTATAATCATTAATCATTATTACTAATTCCAAAGTTTTTTCAGTGAAAGCTGACATTGACCAAAGTCTCttaaaaaatttcgaaaaaaaactcaaaaattcaattaaggTTTTTTAGTGGAGATCGTGCACGTTAATTGTCGTTTATAGGCtattgttttaattattttaaaatatatacgaGGTAATTAAGAGATTAATTAAACTTAAACATATGAGGTTAATTATTACAAGTACTAATAAAGCTGTAATGTGGAGTTTGGAATTTTCGACAACAAAGTGCACATCTGGCACAGAGATTGTCACAGCacgaaagatttttttgtcgTTCTTGTAGGATTTGCTGGCACGTGTGGAATAGAAAACACACGAGTGAAACCATCGTCGGTCTTTGTAGCCCATTATTTATACTTCTATTGGGCTGGACTTAAGCCCATAAGTAAGCATCTCTGTTACAAGAAAACGGGAAACAGATCTGAACCGTTAATAATATTAGAAAGGATCTAGACCGTTGATTTATTTATCTGCTGACAGATTCGTACCTTCGCGAATATCAATACCAAACCAATAGAAATATTCGTTCgctgtcttcttcctcttcctcctctcaaATCGGCTACAGCCATTGGAAAAGCTAAAGCCTTTTCGTAATTTCTGGAAGTTTCTGCAGTCGGTTTTCACGGTTTCGTAGATTGAGGTGGATTTGTGATTCTGGGTCAGAAGTAAGATAGTGGAATATAAATTCATGGATTCGGATCAAGGAAAGCTTTTTGTCGGTGGTATTTCATGGGAAACTGATGAAGATAAGCTGAGAGAACATTTCACCAACTATGGAGAGGTTTCTCAGGCTATTGTGATGAGAGACAAGCTCACAGGTCGACCTAGGGGTTTTGGGTTCGTTATCTTCTCGGATCCTTCTGTTCTCGATAGGGTTCTTCAAGAGAAACACAGCATTGATACCAGAGAGGTTATTATTGTTCTCTTATAGCTCCATTTCTCTAATTGTGTTAAAGTTTTATCCTTTTTGCGTTTTGCTGTGTTGATTGAGAACGAGAGTAAATatagaattttgtttggttggcAAATTCGCCTTAGTGTTTCTTAGATTCTAGGATTGGTTTTAACTTGTATAAGAGGTATTATAGGGTACTCGATATATGTTAATCGTACACTCTATGAAGTGATTGAGTATAGTATTAGAAAAGAGAgcttggtttggtttattagGATAAGGAAAAACagatgtatatattttctgttgCGTTATGTTCTCGATTTGGGTAAAGTATGATTCTTGGAAGTTTATTATGAGCtttattgattttggttaatgtttAGGTTGATGTGAAGAGAGCCATGTCAAGAGAGGAGCAGCAAGTCTCTGGAAGAACTGGGAATCTTAATACATCTAGAAGTTCTGGAGGTGATGCTTACAATAAAACCAAGAAGATCTTTGTTGGAGGCTTGCCACCTACTTTGACTGATGAAGAGTTTCGCCAGTACTTTGAAGTTTATGGCCCTGTGACTGATGTTGCAATCATGTATGACCAGGCTACCAACCGTCCTCGTGGGTTTGGATTTGTTTCCTTCGACTCTGAAGATGCGGTAGACAGTGTTTTGCACAAGACTTTCCATGATTTGAGCGGTAAACAAGTTGAAGTAAAGCGTGCTCTTCCTAAAGATGCCAATCCTGGAGGTGGTGGACGATCAATGGGTGGTGGTGGCTCTGGTGGTTACCAGGGTTATGGTGGCAATGAAAGCAGTTATGATGGACGTATGGATTCCAATAGGTTTTTGCAGCATCAAAGTGTTGGAAATGGTTTACCATCTTATGGTTCTTCTGGTTATGGCGCTGGCTATGGAAATGGTAGTAATGGTGCCGGGTATGGTGCCTATGGAGGTTACACTGGTTCTGCTGGAGGTTATGGCGCTGGTGCTACTGCTGGATATGGAGCAACGAACATTCCAGGTGCTGGCTATGGAAGTAGTACTGGAGTTGCTCCGAGAAACTCATGGGACACTCCAGCTTCTAGTGGTTATGGGAACCCAGGCTATGGGAGTGGTGCTGCTCATAGTGGATATGGAGTTCCTGGTGCAGCTCCTCCTACGCAGTCACCATCTGGCTATAGTAACCAAGGCTACGGTTATGGAGGGTACAGTGGAAGTGATTCTGGTTATGGAAATCAAGCTGCATATGGTGTGGTTGGAGGGCGTCCTAGTGGTGGCGGTTCAAACAACCCTGGTAGTGGTGGCTACATGGGAGGTGGTTATGGTGATGGATCTTGGCGATCTGACCCGTCACAAGGTTATGGTGGTGGGTACAATGATGGTCAGGGTCGACAAGGCCAGTAGTGACTGTGTAAGGGGATTATGACCGCCCTGGTTTCTGGATCCTTGTCAAGAAGAATTTAGCTCAAATCAAAGGTTCCACAACTTCCTAACGGGTTGGACTGCTTGAATCTCTTTATAAGCATGTGCTATCTATTACAATAAGTCACTTCTATTAAGTTATTTTTCGGTTGAGTgtacttttgagttttggcaGAGTTATTATAACTACAGGCTTTGCTGTTTTCGTATTATGTTTGTCTTCCTAGTATTCTTGCcggattgtttgttttgattgtgttattttgttttggccCTGATGGATATAACTTAAGCAGGGAATAATGCTTCAGGGTACTTGTTAAGAAAGCAGATGGTGAGAGCAGAACTCGATGGAGGTGAGAGTCAAATTGCTGAATGTATGGTTTGAGTAGAAAGTAGAGGTAGTTGGTAACGTTAGTGGTACCATTAAGAAGAAGGTGTAGAAAATAGTGAGAGGTAGCTTTGAGAAAAAGGCATAATCATTTTGCGTCGTGTGTTTGTACAGGACTTATCAAGGGCTGCTTGAGTTCTTAGGTGGGGCAACGACTCATCGAGGTTGAATTCAAGGTCTGCTCCTACTCCGAGTTGAGGTAATCACTTGAAGAACGAAGAGGCAAGGTGTTATCAGTATGTGAGCTACTAGGTTCTTTTGTGAGGGGTGAGATTGAAACAAACATAGATAGGCACACACTGTGATAGCACAAGGCAGAGCCACATTGTTAAAATATCTTTTGGGATTACGGGGTTTGATCCGTAATGATGGATATTAGGATACCAAATTCTCATAATTATAGATAGAAACTAGTGGAAACTCAACAGTACAAAGCTTATCTTGAGCTGTGAAACTCAAAGTTACAAATACGTGAAAgctaatttaatttattcagAAGTAGTTGCTTTAACCAACTTGTTTACGTGAGACATCCATGCAATGCAACtacaatcttcttctcatttagCTCAGTGGTGTCCAAACCAGCCAACACCAAAGCCCCATCCTTTACCTTTTCCAATGCCGCCTCCAATACCACCACCTTTGCCTATTCCGCCGCCAAAGCCCCATCCTTTACCTTTTCCAATGCCGCCTCCAATCCCACCACCTTTGCCGATTCCACCACCAAAGCCTCCACCTTTACTAATGCCACCTCCAAAACCACCGCCTTTGCCTATTCCGTGGCCGAAAATGCCTCCACCTTTACCAATGGCACCTCCAAAACCACCACTTCCCCGGCAGCGATTCCACCTCCTTTGCCAAATCCTCCACCAAAACCACCTCCAAAGCCCTTTCCTCCGCCTATGATGgtcttctcctcttcatcTTTTCCAAAGGTCACACCTTCTCTTGCAGCCACATAATTCACCACAAAAACATTGAACCACAACAAAGCCAAGAGAGCAGCTCCGTTAACAACGAGACTCCccatctcttttgttttttttgtatgtattaagttatgtttgtttttgtataagCCAAGACGAGACCAGCTCCGTTTATAAAGGCGAGTGAGTAGCCAATTAATTACACCAACTACTAACTGATCCCGATTGTTTTAACCTCAACTCGTAAATGACTTTACGTTTTCGTAGATTACCCATCACATATTCACTCTTACCATGACTTCATCGACGCATTTTCTAGTCTATAAGACTATAAGACTACAACTCCATACGAGCtttaagttttcattttggtACAGTAAGCatataacctttttttttgtcaaatacaGAAGTATATAACTTTCTCCAAATCATTTTCTAGATAAAGTAATAACATTTTCGTTATGTTCTTTTTTGAAGCACATCAtttcaataaatttgaaaaactttttttcttttttttgattGAGAAACTCTCGTTATATGGAAGTGAGAGAATGATCAGAATAATAAACTATAGTTTGCTACGTCAATGGACAACgtttattattggttttttaGTTTGGTGGTTTGATTCTATGTACGTAGACGTTTAATCTAAAGTTCTCTGTAAAGCGAAACATTATTTAGGTTTACAACGAATGTCTAAtattgacaaacaaaagaagaagaatgtctAATAGATAGATACTTAAAATGTAGATAAATAAAAGTGTTACAggaaattgatttaaattggTATGTGTGTTTCTCAAATCTACTAAAATATGGTTAGAATTAAGTATCTACATCAAATATGAGTAAGTGAAGTAAAAGCAGCCTGATTGTATTCGATAGTCCCACTCCTTCCTACTagttctttaattttataggTGGGACTGTGGGAGTTTAGTACTTGATAcatattctaaattttagagaaaattatgtatttatCTAACTATTTTTACAGCAAACATTTTTGCTAAAGTGTTCGTAATTGTGAGAGACTGCAATGTTTCTgtgaaacaacaaaacagttACAGAGTTTGATCTATTCAATAATCATCACATCTCTCAGATTTTACTTGAGATTCAATTCTTGAAACTTTTGTacatttcaagaaaaacaaaagagatccATTCTTGTTTCCTCCATATAGAGTTCTCTACGCGTTTTTGATCACCGGAGATCGCGCTTTCAAGTTCAGAAATATGCTcctaaatatattaaaagacAAAGATGTTACCAGAAAACTCTCTTCATATCAAAATGAGAGAGGACGGTAAGAGCTTTTACCAGCAAGAGGCGACGAAGCTGCTGAACAAAACACGGAATTGGAGAGGCACATACTGATAATTAACCCATCCCACGATAGGCCAGAACTGTTATTTACATAGAcagttttagaaatttaaaccaaccaaaagtgtaacaaaatgaaatggtAGTGAGTCTCATTTATTACCTTCCATGCGGTTAACTGGATAGTAGGGTAATCTTTTCCAAGTTTGTGCTTCACTAGCTTCC includes:
- a CDS encoding RNA-binding (RRM/RBD/RNP motifs) family protein, translated to MDSDQGKLFVGGISWETDEDKLREHFTNYGEVSQAIVMRDKLTGRPRGFGFVIFSDPSVLDRVLQEKHSIDTREVDVKRAMSREEQQVSGRTGNLNTSRSSGGDAYNKTKKIFVGGLPPTLTDEEFRQYFEVYGPVTDVAIMYDQATNRPRGFGFVSFDSEDAVDSVLHKTFHDLSGKQVEVKRALPKDANPGGGGRSMGGGGSGGYQGYGGNESSYDGRMDSNRFLQHQSVGNGLPSYGSSGYGAGYGNGSNGAGYGAYGGYTGSAGGYGAGATAGYGATNIPGAGYGSSTGVAPRNSWDTPASSGYGNPGYGSGAAHSGYGVPGAAPPTQSPSGYSNQGYGYGGYSGSDSGYGNQAAYGVVGGRPSGGGSNNPGSGGYMGGGYGDGSWRSDPSQGYGGGYNDGQGRQGQ
- a CDS encoding uncharacterized protein (unknown protein; FUNCTIONS IN: molecular_function unknown; INVOLVED IN: biological_process unknown; LOCATED IN: endomembrane system; BEST Arabidopsis thaliana protein match is: unknown protein (TAIR:AT3G23450.1); Has 101 Blast hits to 93 proteins in 34 species: Archae - 0; Bacteria - 27; Metazoa - 16; Fungi - 5; Plants - 34; Viruses - 3; Other Eukaryotes - 16 (source: NCBI BLink).) gives rise to the protein MGSLVVNGAALLALLWFNVFVVNYVAAREGVTFGKDEEEKTIIGGGKGFGGAIGKGGGIFGHGIGKGGGFGGGISKGGGFGGGIGKGGGIGGGIGKGKGWGFGGGIGKGGGIGGGIGKGKGWGFGVGWFGHH